One segment of Panicum virgatum strain AP13 chromosome 3K, P.virgatum_v5, whole genome shotgun sequence DNA contains the following:
- the LOC120698718 gene encoding uncharacterized protein LOC120698718 — MPSASKSKSKDRSAAKVTKEQPKVAGKPMGNGTLASSYNNLSGKFHVLEPSASLLGSQGIDKFRNTDEIDEHSRSSHGTGDFDCASNNGSCSGESEDPKEKATSTTSRVDSVLGCDIDKREKIRQKNEKKHQRQKERRAQELHERCKGYLMSRKLEALAQKLVAMGFSADQATMALIQNEGCVEESVTWLCNFDGSEETKQQLAADQQSGVNLKIDIADELAKIASLEAKYKCTKQEVERAVVSCEGDLEKAEEVLKTHKQESTAAPSKPEGSGDSGGLPNKQQVVLAQNPARPQTNGFSSVGVQQMRREKDLNYKLLMNGSGPKEPAIKGFQPLAASMKLEMGRQQLVQPEKRCLSANSVPSVPYVASSPLPVAVPQLKSDMRHVAGGNEVKSVMPNGSLRESVVVMQRPQSAGSKQSLPSTSHSMFASEPSSRKWYLNGASGVEMMLNGGLGHELRNMSLDNVSSARPFGHTNHQQSFVSNPIELAANGWGGTWSSGGTSSSRSVASSLGAFRGWNSSESSSTLSHSDWRTNGPAPYDYTSVDWSVDTTLLNPAAKSERLSDTWSTMFMGGRSGRAAGNLSGAGIAGLHDSNHPMDPAPSPRPYEWPSFCRGGSS, encoded by the coding sequence ATGCCGTCTGCATCCAAGTCCAAGTCGAAAGACAGATCAGCTGCAAAAGTTACAAAAGAGCAACCTAAGGTTGCTGGAAAGCCAATGGGGAATGGTACGCTTGCAAGTTCTTACAACAACCTCTCTGGAAAGTTTCATGTTCTGGAACCATCGGCGTCTTTGTTGGGTAGCCAAGGTATTGATAAATTCAGGAATACAGATGAAATAGATGAGCATTCTCGTAGCTCCCATGGTACAGGGGACTTCGATTGTGCCTCCAATAATGGAAGCTGTTCTGGTGAGTCAGAAGATCCAAAGGAGAAAGCAACCAGTACTACGTCTCGAGTGGACTCTGTTCTGGGATGTGATATTGATAAACGTGAGAAGATCAGACAGAAGAATGAGAAGAAGCATCAACGGCAGAAGGAGAGGCGTGCCCAGGAATTACATGAGCGTTGCAAGGGATACCTTATGTCTAGAAAGTTGGAGGCACTCGCGCAGAAGCTTGTCGCGATGGGTTTCTCAGCAGATCAAGCAACGATGGCCCTTATACAGAATGAGGGTTGCGTTGAGGAGTCTGTTACCTGGCTCTGCAACTTTGATGGCAGTGAGGAAACTAAGCAACAACTTGCAGCTGATCAACAGTCTGGGGTCAACTTGAAGATTGATATAGCTGACGAGCTTGCAAAAATTGCGAGCTTGGAGGCGAAATATAAGTGTACAAAGCAAGAGGTTGAAAGGGCAGTTGTTTCCTGTGAGGGTGATCTAGAAAAGGCTGAGGAGGTCTTGAAGACACATAAGCAAGAATCAACTGCAGCACCATCTAAGCCTGAAGGTTCTGGCGATTCAGGTGGCTTGCCTAACAAGCAGCAGGTCGTACTTGCGCAGAACCCTGCAAGGCCTCAAACAAATGGATTTTCTTCAGTAGGAGTTCAGCAaatgaggagagagaaggacTTAAACTATAAGCTTCTGATGAATGGTAGTGGTCCAAAGGAACCTGCAATTAAAGGCTTTCAGCCACTGGCTGCATCAATGAAGCTAGAGATGGGCCGCCAACAACTTGTACAACCTGAGAAGAGGTGTCTTAGTGCCAACTcagttccatcagttccttaTGTGGCATCATCTCCATTGCCTGTTGCAGTACCGCAACTGAAGTCAGACATGCGGCATGTGGCAGGAGGCAATGAGGTGAAAAGTGTGATGCCCAATGGAAGCTTGCGAGAGTCAGTAGTTGTAATGCAGCGTCCTCAATCCGCAGGTTCCAAGCAGAGCCTACCATCCACCAGCCATAGTATGTTTGCATCAGAGCCATCTTCAAGGAAGTGGTACTTAAATGGTGCATCAGGTGTTGAGATGATGTTGAATGGTGGCTTGGGGCATGAACTAAGGAATATGAGTTTGGACAATGTTAGTTCTGCCAGGCCGTTTGGACATACAAACCATCAACAAAGTTTCGTTTCCAATCCTATAGAGCTGGCTGCCAATGGTTGGGGTGGCACCTGGAGTTCTGGAGGTACATCATCCTCCCGTTCTGTGGCGTCATCACTCGGGGCATTTAGAGGGTGGAACTCATCTGAATCCTCCTCTACATTGTCTCATTCTGATTGGAGAACCAATGGGCCGGCACCTTATGACTACACCTCAGTAGACTGGAGTGTCGACACAACGTTGTTGAACCCAGCGGCAAAGAGCGAGCGGCTGTCAGACACATGGTCAACCATGTTCATGGGCGGCAGATCCGGAAGGGCAGCTGGGAACCTCAGCGGTGCAGGCATCGCTGGGTTGCATGACAGTAACCATCCAATGGATCCTGCTCCATCACCTCGTCCATATGAGTGGCCTTCTTTCTGCAGGGGAGGATCTTCCTAG